The Porites lutea chromosome 4, jaPorLute2.1, whole genome shotgun sequence genome contains a region encoding:
- the LOC140933210 gene encoding V-type proton ATPase subunit e-like: MASYGSAKAMAVVPVIVVTAVWVIVGGVIPFFIKGQNKRLIQTMLVLTAVCCWLFWVCAYFCQLNPLIGPELSLEALKAAVKEWRGRTV; this comes from the exons ATGGCGAGCTACGGTTCAGCAAAAGCTATGGCAGTGGTTCCTGTTATCGTTGTAACGGCCGTATGGGTCATTGTAGGTGGTGTTATTCCTTTCTTTATCAAAGGACAGAATAAGAG ACTTATACAGACCATGCTTGTATTGACTGCTGTATGCTGTTGGTTATT CTGGGTTTGTGCTTATTTCTGTCAACTTAATCCTCTTATTGGACCAGAACTGTCATTAGAAGCACTAAAGGCAGCTGTGAAGGAATGGAGAGGCAGAACTGTgtag
- the LOC140933209 gene encoding L-seryl-tRNA(Sec) kinase-like, whose translation MADESCRIALVLLCGIPASGKSTLASKLQDYVKKTRGNTMHVIHVCYDDFIPFDLELNEGAVYVSRNDDLVHENSSEEESNTPLFDGANGFLKYSLWKQYRKIVFETVDRALNMIENQHENASIDDQMVDGFPSVDEFWSILQKSQKINCSCFISAECSWNGTHVLLLDDNFCYHSMRYEYVQLARKYSAGLAEVFLECPLEIAMQRNSLRTHPVSSQTMMTMSSKMEPPDPEKFPWEQHYLTLKTEGELKAETMEYVIQLVLKAMKSPFIQAVEEDSEEKEKSRMACITSIIYQTDQVLRKYITKAITEAKGNGKGRKELQLLASQLNKDKKTFLESLHNIKSQQECNRKVQRARPPVDSCLVEYTESTVHKTSARKSLTNDFQKERTAVTSAEIDRYASVSKTKDLNKEMIDDYSEVGTSRKHLCLQCFPNVEDKEDFRLFVEGLFRQNFGAK comes from the exons atggcggacgaaAGCTGTCGCATAGCGTTGGTTTTACTTTGTGGAATTCCAGCATCTGGGAAGTCTACTCTTGCGTCAAAACTACAGGATTATGTGAAAAAAACAAGAGGGAATACAATGCACGTTATACACGTTTGTTATGATGATTTCATTCCTTTTGATTTGGAATTGAACGAAGGCGCGGTGTATGTATCTCGAAATGATGACTTAGTTCATGAAAACAGCAGTGAAGAAGAAAGTAATACTCCGTTATTTGATGGTGCTAATGGTTTTTTAAAGTATTCTTTATGGAAGCAGTACAGAAAGATCGTATTTGAAACAGTGGACCGGGCTTTAAACATGATAGAAAATCAGCACGAAAATGCGTCTATAGATGATCAAATGGTAGACGGTTTTCCCTCTGTTGATGAGTTTTGGAGCATCTTgcaaaaaagccagaaaataaactgctcttgtttcatttcagCTGAGTGCAG ttgGAATGGTACTCATGTGTTATTACTGGATGACAACTTTTGTTACCACAGTATGCGGTATGAATACGTTCAGCTGGCAAGGAAAT ACAGTGCTGGGCTTGCAGAAGTTTTCTTGGAATGTCCACTAGAAATTGCCATGCAGCGAAACAGCTTAAGAACCCATCCTGTGTCCTCACAAACTATGATGACCATGTCCAGTAAAATGGAACCTCCAGATCCTGAAAAGTTTCCCTGGGAACAGCATTACCTTACTTTGAAAACTGAAGGAGAACTTAAAGCTGAAACAAT GGAATATGTTATTCAGCTTGTATTAAAAGCTATGAAGAGTCCCTTCATACAGGCTGTGGAAGAAGACTCTGAAGAGAAG GAGAAGTCAAGAATGGCCTGCATAACAAGCATCATTTATCAAACTGATCAAGTTCTTAGGAAATATATTACTAAGGCCATCACAGAGGCAAAAG GTAATGGGAAAGGGAGAAAAGAGCTTCAACTACTGGCAAGCCAACTGAACAAGGACAAAAAGACATTCTTGGAAAGTTTACACAACATCAAAAGTCAGCAGGAATGTAATAGAAAAGTACAGAGGGCGAGGCCTCCTGTTGACAGCTGCCTCGTGGAGTATACCGAGTCCACAGTACATAAGACTTCTGCGAGAAAAAGCTTAACAAAtgattttcaaaaagaaagaacagCAGTTACAAGTGCGGAGATAGATAGATACGCGAGTGTCAGTAAAACGAAAGatttaaacaaagaaatgatAGATGACTATAGTGAAGTTGGAACCTCTAGAAAACATCTCTGTCTTCAGTGTTTTCCAAATGTTGAGGACAAAGAAGACTTTAGGCTTTTTGTGGAAGGTCTTTTCAGACAAAACTTTGGGGCAAAATAG
- the LOC140935251 gene encoding lipid droplet-regulating VLDL assembly factor AUP1-like, which produces MVLKDLFCHSRFPDGGALLMLLFYIPCGLLLVVFRFFFGLQLLLIMSILPKESLVKRLLFRVSSAILGVAVTQEGYENYIKGQHKVVISNHVTALDNVAIETILPSIMPFSKCDCPWLVKWILGYREFTSDKDRENIDDNIKEYLQESSTPLLVFPEEQITNGKRGLMKFSPWGFQFSSTVLPVLISVRRPLIIQIPAHVLESGWWQDLFWSMFVPYTHYHIRILPPMESKSDDVCSDLQKLMASALGVTPTSYSSEDVSELIKQINLQAAQARALSQQPKPAPNGRTPPNQDPNNTSPNTRLTRMVQQVKDVLPQVPATVISRDLSRTRCVDTTITNILEGRVSYVPEKENSKTESSSHAKITPARVSNETTPTKTQDVTFSRFPEERQKLLNERKAMMLENARRRFLNK; this is translated from the exons ATGGTTCTAAAAGACCTTTTTTGTCACAGCAG atttccaGATGGTGGAGCATTGCTCATGCTTCTGTTTTATATTCCATGTGGTCTGTTGCTTGTGGTATTTAGATTCTTCTTCGGGCTTCAACTTCTTCTTATAATGTCAATTCTACCAAAAGAATCGCTTGTAAAAAG gcttctatttagggttTCCTCTGCCATACTTGGAGTTGCTGTTACTCAAGAAGGATATGAAAATTACATTAAAGGCCAACATAAG GTTGTTATCAGCAATCATGTTACAGCCTTGGATAATGTTGCTATAGAAACTATTCTTCCAAGTATCATG CCGTTTAGCAAATGTGATTGCCCATGGCTCGTAAAGTGGATCTTAGGCTACCGGGAATTTACTTCTGACAAAGACAGAGAAAATATAGATGATAACATTAAAGAATATTTACAAG AATCTAGTACCCCTCTTCTTGTGTTTCCTGAAGAACAAATCACCAATGGAAAAAGAGGACTCATGAAATTTAG CCCTTGGGGTTTTCAATTCAGCAGCACTGTACTTCCT GTTTTAATCTCAGTGAGACGTCCTCTGATTATCCAGATACCTGCT catgTTTTGGAAAGTGGATGGTGGCAGGATTTGTTTTGGTCCATGTTTGTTCCATACACACATTATCACATCAG GATACTTCCTCCTATGGAATCCAAGTCAGATGATGTTTGTAGTGATCTTCAGAAA ttgATGGCCAGTGCTCTTGGAGTGACACCTACAAGTTATTCATCTGAAGATGTCAGTGAATTAATAAAGCAAATCAATCTTCAGGCAG CTCAAGCAAGGGCCCTGTCTCAGCAACCCAAGCCAGCACCAAATGGTAGAACCCCTCCAAATCAAGACCCTAACAATACGAGTCCCAACACAAGGCTAACACGAATGGTGCAACAAGTCAAGGATGTGTTGCCACAGGTTCCTGCTACAGTAATTTCAAGAGATCTGA GTCGAACACGTTGTGTTGACACAACCATTACTAATATTTTGGAGGGAAGAGTAAGCTATGTACCTGAGAAAGAAAACAGCAAGACAGAGTCATCCAGTCACGCTAAAATCACACCTGCGAGAGTGTCTAACGAG ACAACACCAACCAAGACGCAAGACGTTACATTCTCACGTTTTCCTGAGGAAAGACAAAAACTGCTGAACGAAAGAAAAGCCATGATGCTTGAAAATGCAAGAAG GCGCTTCCTCAATAAATAA
- the LOC140933211 gene encoding alpha-adducin-like: MSTVTPRTTRTPDDSSKRWSAPPRSNKTMGRAARAPEQVLRDVRGLKMRRRVSLALGDDILRGELEDMISAHSQYATTPSAFRTYQDFLIPSGSLNDAGSIPGLSSSVISDIRGADTLHYTKKDRQLRCKLASVYRLMQMFGWANGIYDRASYSVCATGDDNEEKRYFIAPTGLLFGEVTASSILKVDHKGNIVEQGNTNLGVSKTVFDLHVTIHSARKDAKCVLFLTADSVNVVSAIKQGLVPISQEGVAVGEVSYHDYPGISLDEDAKESLINSFGSSSRVLVLRNYGAICVGETIEETTYLAHLLVTACNQQAIAMKAGMDELRIIDDDVKEQMMSAFNGGLDANENQHKLAELNFEAWMRQLDAKGCKTGYNYRNADIFKKPEEKESKARETAPPKAYNARTDFAFYWKTDGHPVRRTQSLGRGNTYRSRLKWLNAPVKATEYKMERELDNSEPVLIKDMKPENEDKDEEVFITTKVVSVNESAPEPEVTEEVVTFVQAEKRHFEPQDIQFILDDSQGDLDANVRLVREPVGVVRRKSGNKVKKRRSFREKFKRLSVG, encoded by the exons ATGTCCACTGTAACGCCAAGAACCACGCGAACACCTGATGACTCTTCCAAGCGATGGAGCGCTCCACCTCGCTCAAACAAGACGATGGGACGAGCTGCTCGTGCTCCAGAACAAGTTCTCCGCGACGTTCGAGGCCTCAAGATGCGACGAAGAGTTTCTTTGGCCCTGGGAGATGACATTTTACGCGGAGAGCTGGAAGACATGATTTCCGCACATAGCCAGTACGCGACGACTCCAAGTGCTTTCCGCACTTACCAAGACTTCTTGATTCCTTCGGGCTCTTTAAACGATGCCGGTAGCATCCCAGGCTTGTCCTCTTCGGTTATATCAGATATCAGAGGCGCTGATACGTTGCACTACACTAAGAAAGACAGGCAACTGAGATGCAAGCTTGCTTCTGTTTATCGCTTAATGCAGATGTTTGGATGGGCAAACGGGATTTACGATCGTGCCTCCTACAGT GTTTGTGCAACTGGTGATGACAATGAAGAGAAACGATATTTTATTGCTCCAACTGGTCTTCTTTTCGGTGAAGTGACGGCGTCTTCGATTTTGAAAGTTGACCACAAAGGGAACATTGTTGAACAGGGAAATACCAACTTGGGTGTGTCCAAGACAGTGTTTGATCTTCATGTGACCATTCACTCAGCAAGAAAAGATGCTAAGTGTGTTCTATTTTTAACTGCTGATTCTGTGAATGTG GTTTCTGCAATAAAACAAGGACTTGTGCCCATCTCTCAAGAAGGAGTGGCT GTTGGCGAAGTTTCCTATCATGATTATCCTGGGATCAGCCTCGATGAAGATGCCAAAGAATCGTTAATCAACAGCTTTGGCTCTTCAAGCAGG GTTTTGGTACTCAGAAACTATGGTGCCATTTGTGTTGGGGAGACAATAGAAGAGACAACCTACCTAGCTCATCTACTTGTAACTGCTTGTAATCAACAG GCAATTGCAATGAAAGCTGGGATGGACGAGTTGCGCATTATCGATGATGATGttaaagagcaaatgatgagtGCCTTTAATGGGGGCCTGGATGCTAATGAGAACCAACATAAGCTAGCCGAATTGAACTTTGAAGCCTGGATGCGTCAGTTAGATGCCAAG GGTTGCAAGACTGGTTACAACTACAGAAACGCTGACATCTTCAAGAAACCAGAAGAGAAGGAGTCTAAGGCACGCGAGACTGCCCCACCCAAGGCCTATAACGCGCGCACAGACTTTGCATTCTACTGGAAGACAGATGGGCATCCTGTGCGGCGTACTCAATCTCTGGGACGTGGGAACACTTACAG GAGTCGACTCAAGTGGCTCAATGCGCCAGTCAAAGCCACTGAGTACAAGATGGAGCGAGAATTGGACAACTCAGAGCCTGTGCTGATTAAGGACATGAAGCCAGAAAATGAAGACAAAGATGAGGAG GTATTTATCACCACGAAAGTCGTTTCGGTTAATGAGTCTGCCCCGGAACCGGAAGTCACAGAGGAGGTGGTGACGTTTGTCCAAGCAGAGAAACGACACTTCGAGCCACAAGACATTCAGTTCATTCTTGATGACTCTCAAGGTGACCTGGATGCTAACGTTCGTCTGGTACGCGAACCGGTTGGTGTTGTGCGTAGGAAGTCTGGTAACAAGGTGAAGAAGCGACGAAGCTTCAGAGAGAAGTTCAAGAGACTGAGCGTCGGGTAG